A stretch of Brassica rapa cultivar Chiifu-401-42 chromosome A08, CAAS_Brap_v3.01, whole genome shotgun sequence DNA encodes these proteins:
- the LOC103833148 gene encoding serine hydroxymethyltransferase 4, translated as MDPVSSWGNTPLVTVDPEIHDLIEKEKRRQCRGIELIASENFTSFAVIEALGSALTNKYSEGMPGNRYYGGNEFIDQIENLCQSRALEAFRLESASWGVNVQPYSGSPANFAAYTALLQPHDRIMGLDLPSGGHLTHGYYTSGGKKISATSIYFESLPYKVNFTTGYIDYDKLEEKAMDFRPKLLICGGSAYPRDWDYARLRAVADKVGALLLCDMAHISGLVAAQEAANPFEYCDVVTTTTHKSLRGPRAGMIFYRKGPKPPKKGQPEGAVYDFEDKINFAVFPALQGGPHNHQIGALAVALKQANTPAFKVYAKQVKANAVALANYLMGKGYSIVTGGTENHLVLWDLRPLGLTGNKVEKLCDLCNITLNKNAVFGDSSALAPGGVRIGTPAMTSRGLVEKDFEKIGEFLSRSVTLTLNIQKEHGKLLKDFNKGLVNNKEIEELKADVEKFSASYEMPGFLMSEMKYQD; from the exons ATGGATCCAGTCTCATCCTGGGGAAACACCCCTCTCGTCACCGTCGATCCCGAGATCCACGACCTCATCGAGAAGGAGAAACGCCGCCAGTGCCGCGGAATCGAACTCATCGCCTCCGAGAATTTCACCTCCTTCGCCGTCATCGAAGCTCTCGGAAGCGCGCTGACCAACAAATACTCCGAAGGCATGCCCGGTAACCGTTACTACGGAGGGAACGAGTTCATCGACCAGATCGAGAATCTGTGCCAGTCACGCGCTCTCGAAGCCTTCCGTCTCGAGTCAGCATCCTGGGGCGTCAATGTGCAGCCCTACTCCGGATCTCCGGCCAACTTCGCCGCGTACACCGCCTTGCTTCAGCCTCACGATCGCATCATGGGGCTTGATCTGCCGTCGGGTGGTCATCTCACGCATGGATACTACACATCCGGAGGGAAGAAGATCTCTGCTACTTCCATCTACTTTGAGAGCCTTCCTTATAAGGTGAACTTCACCACTGGTTACATCGATTACGATAAGCTTGAGGAGAAGGCCATGGATTTCAGGCCTAAGTTGCTCATCTGTGGCGGTAGTGCCTACCCTAGGGACTGGGATTACGCTAGATTGAGAGCCGTTGCTGATAAGGTTGGAGCTCTTTTGCTCTGTGACATGGCTCACATTAGTGGCCTCGTTGCTGCTCAG GAAGCGGCAAACCCATTTGAGTACTGTGACGTTGTGACAACAACAACCCACAAGAGTTTGAGGGGTCCAAGGGCTGGTATGATCTTCTACAGGAAGGGCCCAAAACCACCAAAGAAGGGGCAGCCCGAGGGTGCAGTCTATGACTTTGAGGACAAAATCAACTTTGCTGTGTTCCCTGCGCTTCAAGGTGGTCCTCACAATCACCAGATTGGTGCTCTAGCTGTTGCCTTGAAGCAGGCTAACACTCCTGCTTTCAAGGTCTATGCGAAACAGGTGAAAGCCAATGCTGTTGCCCTTGCTAACTACCTGATGGGCAAGGGATACAGCATTGTAACTGGTGGAACTGAAAACCACCTTGTTCTTTGGGATCTTCGCCCTCTTGGATTGACCG GTAACAAAGTTGAGAAGCTTTGTGATCTGTGCAACATTACTCTGAACAAGAATGCTGTATTTGGAGATAGCAGTGCTCTTGCTCCTGGAGGTGTAAGAATCG GTACACCTGCGATGACATCAAGGGGACTGGTGGAGAAGGACTTTGAGAAGATAGGAGAGTTCTTGAGCCGATCAGTGACACTCACATTGAACATCCAGAAGGAGCACGGTAAGCTGTTGAAGGACTTCAACAAGGGATTGGTGAACAACAAGGAGATCGAGGAGCTCAAGGCTGATGTGGAGAAGTTCTCCGCCTCTTATGAGATGCCTGGATTTCTCATGTCTGAGATGAAGTACCAGGATTAG